Proteins from one Hoplias malabaricus isolate fHopMal1 unplaced genomic scaffold, fHopMal1.hap1 scaffold_32, whole genome shotgun sequence genomic window:
- the LOC136682381 gene encoding uncharacterized protein isoform X2, giving the protein MKRSSLNFLKPKSPNLFDTSVQIKHYDNVEYTLDSAVIPESGTAKVRSRPTVKHFSASGDGSLGFAVPTPTVPVLLTQNGTLIENPGSTEGLCNGEMISITDPEEGEIMIPAPPSVAPPPPPPQFIPPSPHYIPPPPEFLGDLDPSVDLAELQPPSMPPPKPPSTPDYAVSEKLDLTSLKSPPMAPPKPPNDTSASLSEPKFTPPPEKPESPLPKIQKMPPPKPVRLSSMHSLDLTPAPVSAATPASSFKPQTTAKLYSVPKGSVLSSRTEQDSWAQHILLLEDSSGNPVGVHINGKPPIKEVIPAEDMLLPVKPLRRNSLGVQLEKEVEDQQERLPKEPTNPSKTVCEDSAITVASQDIPHKTLIPVTGSPKTERASPTLSVQEQKYVKDQPNSPSRPRSYSPLLNHKLKTLRGQEGAAGKESLASPLALLKAAKEREKQRMLLSRQSSNKSSSSVESMNVSIHPSETRPNSFTVTPLLASSENPESQLSVPAQSQPKPQSPNISRSQPKPSSFMNHPNENTSASSPAQHTDLPFIPPPPEFANSDSEDEAPPSTPPPDPPAKSVVQFVNSSIPAASSPATLPKSKPPIAPLPPAGPSTNPQLIRVQHKPQADILIPAPPPTKPPAPPSTQVPVAPSSKSPAPPSTQINYQIPAPPSTKPPAPPSTQPPAPPSNKPPAPPSNKPPAPPSTQPPAPPPTQTKAQTSAQIPILPPSQPPNTKPKTQLPEPPIQPKTQVPSPSTQPKIQLPAPPTQHKNETQVPSQPPPSVSASHATLLSILQKKMLEMDPKFTRTREVDPSGDDWNFPLSDDDGATSPLSKTAPKPKSPTLPMQTQGLDMKELETKVAKKAQDLAKAPSNTHLKQQYGMTFTVRPGTKQPITPVIKLD; this is encoded by the exons TCTGGAGATGGATCACTGGGGTTTGCGGTTCCCACCCCCACGGTTCCTGTTCTTCTGACTCAGAATGGAACCCTGATTGAAAACCCAG GAAGCACAGAGGGACTCTGTAATGGAGAGATGATCAGCATTACAGACCCAGAGGAAGGAGAGATAATGATTCCTGCCCCTCCTTCTGTAGCGccccctccaccacctccacagttcatccctccatcccctcACTATATCCCACCTCCACCAGAATTCCTTGGAGATCTGGATCCTTCTGTAGATCTGGCAGAGCTGCAACCACCCTCCATGCCTCCACCCAAACCGCCATCGACACCTGACTACGCAGTATCAGAGAAACTGGACTTAACTTCCCTCAAGTCTCCGCCAATGGCTCCCCCAAAACCTCCCAATGACACCTCTGCATCCCTCTCCGAACCCAAATTCACACCTCCTCCAGAGAAGCCAGAGTCTCCACTACCTAAGATCCAGAAGATGCCTCCACCAAAGCCGGTTAGACTGTCTTCCATGCACAGTCTCGATTTAACCCCAGCTCCCGTGTCTGCAGCAACCCCAGCTTCCAGCTTCAAGCCACAAACCACAGCCAAGCTCTACAGTGTACCCAAAGGGTCAGTCCTCAGCAGCAGGACCGAGCAGGACTCATGGGCTCAGCACATCCTGCTCCTGGAGGACTCCTCTGGGAACCCAGTTGGTGTTCACATCAATGGGAAACCCCCAATAAAAGAGGTCATTCCAGCTGAAGACATGCTGCTTCCAGTCAAACCACTGCGTCGCAACAGTTTAGGTGTGCAGCTGGAGAAAGAGGTGGAGGATCAGCAGGAAAGACTTCCCAAAGAACCCACCAACCCTAGTAAGACAGTCTGTGAGGATTCTGCAATAACAGTGGCATCGCAGGACATTCCTCACAAGACGTTGATCCCTGTAACAGGGTCCCCCAAAACAGAGAGGGCTTCACCAACACTGTCAGTGCAAGAGCAGAAGTACGTAAAGGATCAGCCAAACTCTCCAAGCAGACCTCGCTCCTACAGCCCGTTACTGAACCACAAGCTCAAGACATTGCGAGGGCAGGAAGGAGCCGCTGGAAAAGAGAGTCTTGCCTCTCCACTTGCCCTTCTTAAGGCTGCTAAAGAACGAGAGAAACAGCGTATGCTACTATCCAGGCAGAGCAGCAACAAGAGCAGTAGCTCTGTGGAATCGATGAATGTTAGCATCCATCCAAGTGAAACCAGACCAAACTCCTTCACCGTCACCCCCTTACTTGCCTCCTCCGAAAATCCGGAGTCCCAACTGTCTGTCCCAGCACAGTCCCAACCCAAACCCCAAAGCCCAAACATTTCCAGATCACAGCCCAAACCCTCCAGTTTTATGAATCATCCGAATGAAAACACATCTGCCTCTTCACCTGCACAGCACACAGACCTTCCCTTCATCCCACCTCCACCTGAGTTCGCCAACTCTGATTCAGAAGATGAAGCTCCTCCCAGCACTCCTCCACCTGATCCCCCTGCAAAAAGTGTGGTTCAATTTGTCAATTCCTCCATTCCTGCTGCCAGCAGCCCTGCCACTCTTCCAAAATCCAAACCACCCATTGCTCCTCTACCACCAGCTGGTCCCAGCACAAACCCTCAGCTCATAAGGGTCCAACACAAACCACAGGCGGACATTCTAATTCCAGCTCCTCCACCAACTaaacctccagctcctccatcaACCCAAGTACCAGTTGCTCCTTCATCTAAATCACCAGCTCCACCATCAACCCAAATTAACTACCAAATTCCAGCTCCTCCCTCAACTAAACCTCCGGCTCCCCCATCAACCCAACCTCCGGCTCCTCCATCAAATAAACCCCCGGCTCCTCCATCAAATAAACCCCCGGCTCCTCCATCAACCcaacctccagctcctccaccaACTCAAACAAAAGCCCAGACTTCAGCCCAAATTCCTATTCTTCCACCTTCCCAACCTCCAAACACTAAACCCAAAACCCAACTCCCAGAACCACCAATCCAACCCAAAACCCAAGTTCCATCTCCATCAACTCAACCCAAAATCCAACTTCCAGCTCCACCAACCCAACACAAAAATGAAACCCAAGTCCCAAGTCAACCACCTCCTTCTGTTTCTGCGAGCCATGCCACTTTGCTCAGCATTTTGCAGAAGAAGATGCTAGAAATGGACCCAAAATTCACTCGGACACGAGAGGTTGACCCAAGTGGAGATGACTGGAACTTTCCTCTGTCCGACGATGATGGAGCTACCAGTCCTCTGTCAAAGACTGCTCCCAAACCTAAGAGTCCCACCCTGCCCATGCAAACACAAGGACTGGATATGAAAGAACTAGAGACCAAAGTGGCTAAGAAAGCTCAGGATCTGGCCAAGGCACCAAG CAACACTCACTTGAAGCAGCAGTACGGCATGACCTTCACCGTCAGACCTGGGACCAAGCAGCCCATCACTCCTGTAATAAAGCTGGATTGA
- the LOC136682381 gene encoding proline-rich protein 36 isoform X3 translates to MISITDPEEGEIMIPAPPSVAPPPPPPQFIPPSPHYIPPPPEFLGDLDPSVDLAELQPPSMPPPKPPSTPDYAVSEKLDLTSLKSPPMAPPKPPNDTSASLSEPKFTPPPEKPESPLPKIQKMPPPKPVRLSSMHSLDLTPAPVSAATPASSFKPQTTAKLYSVPKGSVLSSRTEQDSWAQHILLLEDSSGNPVGVHINGKPPIKEVIPAEDMLLPVKPLRRNSLGVQLEKEVEDQQERLPKEPTNPSKTVCEDSAITVASQDIPHKTLIPVTGSPKTERASPTLSVQEQKYVKDQPNSPSRPRSYSPLLNHKLKTLRGQEGAAGKESLASPLALLKAAKEREKQRMLLSRQSSNKSSSSVESMNVSIHPSETRPNSFTVTPLLASSENPESQLSVPAQSQPKPQSPNISRSQPKPSSFMNHPNENTSASSPAQHTDLPFIPPPPEFANSDSEDEAPPSTPPPDPPAKSVVQFVNSSIPAASSPATLPKSKPPIAPLPPAGPSTNPQLIRVQHKPQADILIPAPPPTKPPAPPSTQVPVAPSSKSPAPPSTQINYQIPAPPSTKPPAPPSTQPPAPPSNKPPAPPSNKPPAPPSTQPPAPPPTQTKAQTSAQIPILPPSQPPNTKPKTQLPEPPIQPKTQVPSPSTQPKIQLPAPPTQHKNETQVPSQPPPSVSASHATLLSILQKKMLEMDPKFTRTREVDPSGDDWNFPLSDDDGATSPLSKTAPKPKSPTLPMQTQGLDMKELETKVAKKAQDLAKAPSSNTHLKQQYGMTFTVRPGTKQPITPVIKLD, encoded by the exons ATGATCAGCATTACAGACCCAGAGGAAGGAGAGATAATGATTCCTGCCCCTCCTTCTGTAGCGccccctccaccacctccacagttcatccctccatcccctcACTATATCCCACCTCCACCAGAATTCCTTGGAGATCTGGATCCTTCTGTAGATCTGGCAGAGCTGCAACCACCCTCCATGCCTCCACCCAAACCGCCATCGACACCTGACTACGCAGTATCAGAGAAACTGGACTTAACTTCCCTCAAGTCTCCGCCAATGGCTCCCCCAAAACCTCCCAATGACACCTCTGCATCCCTCTCCGAACCCAAATTCACACCTCCTCCAGAGAAGCCAGAGTCTCCACTACCTAAGATCCAGAAGATGCCTCCACCAAAGCCGGTTAGACTGTCTTCCATGCACAGTCTCGATTTAACCCCAGCTCCCGTGTCTGCAGCAACCCCAGCTTCCAGCTTCAAGCCACAAACCACAGCCAAGCTCTACAGTGTACCCAAAGGGTCAGTCCTCAGCAGCAGGACCGAGCAGGACTCATGGGCTCAGCACATCCTGCTCCTGGAGGACTCCTCTGGGAACCCAGTTGGTGTTCACATCAATGGGAAACCCCCAATAAAAGAGGTCATTCCAGCTGAAGACATGCTGCTTCCAGTCAAACCACTGCGTCGCAACAGTTTAGGTGTGCAGCTGGAGAAAGAGGTGGAGGATCAGCAGGAAAGACTTCCCAAAGAACCCACCAACCCTAGTAAGACAGTCTGTGAGGATTCTGCAATAACAGTGGCATCGCAGGACATTCCTCACAAGACGTTGATCCCTGTAACAGGGTCCCCCAAAACAGAGAGGGCTTCACCAACACTGTCAGTGCAAGAGCAGAAGTACGTAAAGGATCAGCCAAACTCTCCAAGCAGACCTCGCTCCTACAGCCCGTTACTGAACCACAAGCTCAAGACATTGCGAGGGCAGGAAGGAGCCGCTGGAAAAGAGAGTCTTGCCTCTCCACTTGCCCTTCTTAAGGCTGCTAAAGAACGAGAGAAACAGCGTATGCTACTATCCAGGCAGAGCAGCAACAAGAGCAGTAGCTCTGTGGAATCGATGAATGTTAGCATCCATCCAAGTGAAACCAGACCAAACTCCTTCACCGTCACCCCCTTACTTGCCTCCTCCGAAAATCCGGAGTCCCAACTGTCTGTCCCAGCACAGTCCCAACCCAAACCCCAAAGCCCAAACATTTCCAGATCACAGCCCAAACCCTCCAGTTTTATGAATCATCCGAATGAAAACACATCTGCCTCTTCACCTGCACAGCACACAGACCTTCCCTTCATCCCACCTCCACCTGAGTTCGCCAACTCTGATTCAGAAGATGAAGCTCCTCCCAGCACTCCTCCACCTGATCCCCCTGCAAAAAGTGTGGTTCAATTTGTCAATTCCTCCATTCCTGCTGCCAGCAGCCCTGCCACTCTTCCAAAATCCAAACCACCCATTGCTCCTCTACCACCAGCTGGTCCCAGCACAAACCCTCAGCTCATAAGGGTCCAACACAAACCACAGGCGGACATTCTAATTCCAGCTCCTCCACCAACTaaacctccagctcctccatcaACCCAAGTACCAGTTGCTCCTTCATCTAAATCACCAGCTCCACCATCAACCCAAATTAACTACCAAATTCCAGCTCCTCCCTCAACTAAACCTCCGGCTCCCCCATCAACCCAACCTCCGGCTCCTCCATCAAATAAACCCCCGGCTCCTCCATCAAATAAACCCCCGGCTCCTCCATCAACCcaacctccagctcctccaccaACTCAAACAAAAGCCCAGACTTCAGCCCAAATTCCTATTCTTCCACCTTCCCAACCTCCAAACACTAAACCCAAAACCCAACTCCCAGAACCACCAATCCAACCCAAAACCCAAGTTCCATCTCCATCAACTCAACCCAAAATCCAACTTCCAGCTCCACCAACCCAACACAAAAATGAAACCCAAGTCCCAAGTCAACCACCTCCTTCTGTTTCTGCGAGCCATGCCACTTTGCTCAGCATTTTGCAGAAGAAGATGCTAGAAATGGACCCAAAATTCACTCGGACACGAGAGGTTGACCCAAGTGGAGATGACTGGAACTTTCCTCTGTCCGACGATGATGGAGCTACCAGTCCTCTGTCAAAGACTGCTCCCAAACCTAAGAGTCCCACCCTGCCCATGCAAACACAAGGACTGGATATGAAAGAACTAGAGACCAAAGTGGCTAAGAAAGCTCAGGATCTGGCCAAGGCACCAAG CAGCAACACTCACTTGAAGCAGCAGTACGGCATGACCTTCACCGTCAGACCTGGGACCAAGCAGCCCATCACTCCTGTAATAAAGCTGGATTGA
- the LOC136682381 gene encoding uncharacterized protein isoform X1, which translates to MKRSSLNFLKPKSPNLFDTSVQIKHYDNVEYTLDSAVIPESGTAKVRSRPTVKHFSASGDGSLGFAVPTPTVPVLLTQNGTLIENPGSTEGLCNGEMISITDPEEGEIMIPAPPSVAPPPPPPQFIPPSPHYIPPPPEFLGDLDPSVDLAELQPPSMPPPKPPSTPDYAVSEKLDLTSLKSPPMAPPKPPNDTSASLSEPKFTPPPEKPESPLPKIQKMPPPKPVRLSSMHSLDLTPAPVSAATPASSFKPQTTAKLYSVPKGSVLSSRTEQDSWAQHILLLEDSSGNPVGVHINGKPPIKEVIPAEDMLLPVKPLRRNSLGVQLEKEVEDQQERLPKEPTNPSKTVCEDSAITVASQDIPHKTLIPVTGSPKTERASPTLSVQEQKYVKDQPNSPSRPRSYSPLLNHKLKTLRGQEGAAGKESLASPLALLKAAKEREKQRMLLSRQSSNKSSSSVESMNVSIHPSETRPNSFTVTPLLASSENPESQLSVPAQSQPKPQSPNISRSQPKPSSFMNHPNENTSASSPAQHTDLPFIPPPPEFANSDSEDEAPPSTPPPDPPAKSVVQFVNSSIPAASSPATLPKSKPPIAPLPPAGPSTNPQLIRVQHKPQADILIPAPPPTKPPAPPSTQVPVAPSSKSPAPPSTQINYQIPAPPSTKPPAPPSTQPPAPPSNKPPAPPSNKPPAPPSTQPPAPPPTQTKAQTSAQIPILPPSQPPNTKPKTQLPEPPIQPKTQVPSPSTQPKIQLPAPPTQHKNETQVPSQPPPSVSASHATLLSILQKKMLEMDPKFTRTREVDPSGDDWNFPLSDDDGATSPLSKTAPKPKSPTLPMQTQGLDMKELETKVAKKAQDLAKAPSSNTHLKQQYGMTFTVRPGTKQPITPVIKLD; encoded by the exons TCTGGAGATGGATCACTGGGGTTTGCGGTTCCCACCCCCACGGTTCCTGTTCTTCTGACTCAGAATGGAACCCTGATTGAAAACCCAG GAAGCACAGAGGGACTCTGTAATGGAGAGATGATCAGCATTACAGACCCAGAGGAAGGAGAGATAATGATTCCTGCCCCTCCTTCTGTAGCGccccctccaccacctccacagttcatccctccatcccctcACTATATCCCACCTCCACCAGAATTCCTTGGAGATCTGGATCCTTCTGTAGATCTGGCAGAGCTGCAACCACCCTCCATGCCTCCACCCAAACCGCCATCGACACCTGACTACGCAGTATCAGAGAAACTGGACTTAACTTCCCTCAAGTCTCCGCCAATGGCTCCCCCAAAACCTCCCAATGACACCTCTGCATCCCTCTCCGAACCCAAATTCACACCTCCTCCAGAGAAGCCAGAGTCTCCACTACCTAAGATCCAGAAGATGCCTCCACCAAAGCCGGTTAGACTGTCTTCCATGCACAGTCTCGATTTAACCCCAGCTCCCGTGTCTGCAGCAACCCCAGCTTCCAGCTTCAAGCCACAAACCACAGCCAAGCTCTACAGTGTACCCAAAGGGTCAGTCCTCAGCAGCAGGACCGAGCAGGACTCATGGGCTCAGCACATCCTGCTCCTGGAGGACTCCTCTGGGAACCCAGTTGGTGTTCACATCAATGGGAAACCCCCAATAAAAGAGGTCATTCCAGCTGAAGACATGCTGCTTCCAGTCAAACCACTGCGTCGCAACAGTTTAGGTGTGCAGCTGGAGAAAGAGGTGGAGGATCAGCAGGAAAGACTTCCCAAAGAACCCACCAACCCTAGTAAGACAGTCTGTGAGGATTCTGCAATAACAGTGGCATCGCAGGACATTCCTCACAAGACGTTGATCCCTGTAACAGGGTCCCCCAAAACAGAGAGGGCTTCACCAACACTGTCAGTGCAAGAGCAGAAGTACGTAAAGGATCAGCCAAACTCTCCAAGCAGACCTCGCTCCTACAGCCCGTTACTGAACCACAAGCTCAAGACATTGCGAGGGCAGGAAGGAGCCGCTGGAAAAGAGAGTCTTGCCTCTCCACTTGCCCTTCTTAAGGCTGCTAAAGAACGAGAGAAACAGCGTATGCTACTATCCAGGCAGAGCAGCAACAAGAGCAGTAGCTCTGTGGAATCGATGAATGTTAGCATCCATCCAAGTGAAACCAGACCAAACTCCTTCACCGTCACCCCCTTACTTGCCTCCTCCGAAAATCCGGAGTCCCAACTGTCTGTCCCAGCACAGTCCCAACCCAAACCCCAAAGCCCAAACATTTCCAGATCACAGCCCAAACCCTCCAGTTTTATGAATCATCCGAATGAAAACACATCTGCCTCTTCACCTGCACAGCACACAGACCTTCCCTTCATCCCACCTCCACCTGAGTTCGCCAACTCTGATTCAGAAGATGAAGCTCCTCCCAGCACTCCTCCACCTGATCCCCCTGCAAAAAGTGTGGTTCAATTTGTCAATTCCTCCATTCCTGCTGCCAGCAGCCCTGCCACTCTTCCAAAATCCAAACCACCCATTGCTCCTCTACCACCAGCTGGTCCCAGCACAAACCCTCAGCTCATAAGGGTCCAACACAAACCACAGGCGGACATTCTAATTCCAGCTCCTCCACCAACTaaacctccagctcctccatcaACCCAAGTACCAGTTGCTCCTTCATCTAAATCACCAGCTCCACCATCAACCCAAATTAACTACCAAATTCCAGCTCCTCCCTCAACTAAACCTCCGGCTCCCCCATCAACCCAACCTCCGGCTCCTCCATCAAATAAACCCCCGGCTCCTCCATCAAATAAACCCCCGGCTCCTCCATCAACCcaacctccagctcctccaccaACTCAAACAAAAGCCCAGACTTCAGCCCAAATTCCTATTCTTCCACCTTCCCAACCTCCAAACACTAAACCCAAAACCCAACTCCCAGAACCACCAATCCAACCCAAAACCCAAGTTCCATCTCCATCAACTCAACCCAAAATCCAACTTCCAGCTCCACCAACCCAACACAAAAATGAAACCCAAGTCCCAAGTCAACCACCTCCTTCTGTTTCTGCGAGCCATGCCACTTTGCTCAGCATTTTGCAGAAGAAGATGCTAGAAATGGACCCAAAATTCACTCGGACACGAGAGGTTGACCCAAGTGGAGATGACTGGAACTTTCCTCTGTCCGACGATGATGGAGCTACCAGTCCTCTGTCAAAGACTGCTCCCAAACCTAAGAGTCCCACCCTGCCCATGCAAACACAAGGACTGGATATGAAAGAACTAGAGACCAAAGTGGCTAAGAAAGCTCAGGATCTGGCCAAGGCACCAAG CAGCAACACTCACTTGAAGCAGCAGTACGGCATGACCTTCACCGTCAGACCTGGGACCAAGCAGCCCATCACTCCTGTAATAAAGCTGGATTGA